Proteins encoded within one genomic window of Deltaproteobacteria bacterium:
- the atpE gene encoding F0F1 ATP synthase subunit C, translated as MVVGCAGLAMAADGDVEKGGHVGMLMAASLLAAGLAVGIAAHGCGIGMGHCAQGCLEGTARNPEMAGKLTVTMFIGLALIESLTIYALVIALIVLYANPLLPQLMKIFGL; from the coding sequence ATGGTTGTTGGATGCGCTGGTCTTGCAATGGCTGCTGACGGCGATGTGGAAAAGGGTGGTCATGTGGGCATGTTGATGGCTGCCTCACTTCTCGCAGCCGGCCTGGCGGTCGGAATCGCCGCACATGGTTGTGGCATCGGCATGGGGCATTGTGCGCAGGGCTGCCTTGAGGGGACTGCGCGTAACCCCGAGATGGCTGGTAAGCTGACCGTTACGATGTTCATCGGTCTTGCCCTTATCGAGTCACTCACCATTTACGCCCTCGTTATCGCCCTTATTGTGCTGTATGCAAACCCGCTGCTTCCGCAGCTCATGAAGATCTTTGGACTTTAA
- the atpB gene encoding F0F1 ATP synthase subunit A, translating into MEHPLLFLSLLLDALGLPAHGGDTVLAKILAPHMQYSYLAMLICIVLAKMATSRMEMIPRGVQNLMEAYVGGLEDFITEQTHDREKTRIIFPMIATFALYILIANYLGLIPGFMSPTANLNITLGCTAISIFTYHALGIRFHGIKYIKHFMGPVPAMAPVMFPIEIFSHIGRIISLSIRLFGNMVSKEILLGLLLMIAGPYLAPLPIMFLGVLVCLIQAFIFMMLSVVYSVDAMSSGH; encoded by the coding sequence ATGGAACATCCACTTCTATTTTTGAGTCTTCTCCTTGACGCATTGGGGCTTCCTGCGCATGGCGGGGATACGGTCCTGGCAAAGATCCTGGCCCCACACATGCAGTACAGCTACCTCGCGATGCTTATTTGCATCGTGCTCGCAAAGATGGCCACCTCCCGAATGGAGATGATCCCTCGCGGCGTTCAAAACTTGATGGAGGCCTACGTGGGCGGCCTTGAAGACTTTATCACCGAGCAGACTCATGACAGGGAAAAGACACGGATCATTTTCCCTATGATCGCGACCTTCGCCCTGTACATCCTCATCGCAAACTATTTAGGCCTGATTCCCGGTTTCATGTCCCCGACGGCCAATCTCAACATCACCCTCGGCTGTACCGCCATCTCCATCTTTACGTATCACGCCCTCGGAATACGGTTTCACGGAATCAAGTATATCAAGCACTTCATGGGCCCGGTGCCGGCCATGGCCCCTGTCATGTTCCCCATCGAGATCTTTAGCCATATCGGAAGGATCATTTCTCTGTCCATACGACTTTTTGGGAACATGGTCTCCAAGGAGATCCTTCTCGGGCTTCTTCTCATGATTGCCGGCCCTTATCTCGCGCCGCTTCCCATCATGTTTCTCGGCGTGCTCGTGTGTCTCATCCAGGCGTTCATTTTCATGATGCTTTCCGTAGTCTATTCGGTTGATGCGATGTCGAGTGGACACTAA